A genomic window from Streptomyces sp. MST-110588 includes:
- a CDS encoding PP2C family protein-serine/threonine phosphatase encodes MLLGDVRGKGLEAVRLSAAAIGHFRDCAYTHASLAEAVSETDRRLAGDLGEEDFITAVTAEFAPGRVRLVNCGHHPPLLLPAEGPPTLVQPAEAATTPLGLCPVPRVQQVRLSPGDRMLFYTDGLAEARDPSGTMLDLAGLVSACTLPDLNDAIDTVLTRMTRHTHGARDDDVALVMVELGVPVPRRAPRRFRSAPRTEQVTEALRTGPNRTGPSRSSGAFRSG; translated from the coding sequence ATGCTCCTGGGCGACGTGCGCGGCAAGGGCCTGGAGGCCGTACGGCTGTCCGCCGCCGCCATCGGGCACTTCCGGGACTGCGCCTACACCCACGCCTCCCTCGCCGAGGCGGTCAGCGAGACGGACCGGCGGCTGGCCGGTGACCTGGGCGAGGAGGACTTCATCACGGCGGTGACGGCCGAGTTCGCACCCGGCCGGGTGCGACTGGTCAACTGCGGCCATCACCCGCCGCTCCTGCTGCCCGCCGAGGGCCCGCCGACCTTGGTGCAGCCGGCCGAGGCGGCCACCACACCCCTCGGCCTGTGCCCCGTCCCCCGCGTCCAGCAGGTGCGGCTGTCGCCCGGGGACCGGATGCTCTTCTACACCGACGGGCTCGCCGAGGCCCGCGACCCGTCCGGGACCATGCTCGACCTGGCCGGGCTCGTCTCCGCGTGTACCCTGCCCGACCTCAACGACGCGATCGACACGGTCCTGACGAGAATGACCCGGCACACCCACGGGGCGCGCGATGACGACGTCGCCCTGGTCATGGTCGAGCTCGGCGTGCCCGTGCCCCGCCGGGCCCCGAGGCGCTTCAGGTCCGCACCCCGTACGGAGCAGGTCACCGAGGCGCTCCGCACCGGACCGAACCGGACGGGGCCGAGCCGGTCCTCGGGGGCGTTCAGGTCCGGATGA
- a CDS encoding VOC family protein, with product MPIAKLRTTVLDCPDPHALAGFYAQVLGGRIKNGSDPEENWVDLFVDGSLRLSFQRAPGFVPPQWPRADHSQQIHLDLDVPDMEKGQEQVLALGARPLDLDDEGGKRDFRVYADPAGHPFCLIRT from the coding sequence GTGCCGATCGCCAAGCTCCGTACCACCGTTCTGGACTGCCCCGACCCCCACGCGCTCGCCGGCTTCTACGCACAGGTGCTGGGCGGTCGGATCAAGAACGGATCGGACCCCGAGGAGAACTGGGTCGACCTGTTCGTGGACGGTTCACTGCGGCTCTCCTTCCAGCGCGCCCCCGGGTTCGTACCGCCGCAGTGGCCGCGCGCGGACCACTCGCAGCAGATCCACCTCGACCTGGACGTGCCGGACATGGAAAAGGGCCAGGAGCAGGTGCTGGCGCTGGGGGCGCGACCGCTGGACCTCGACGACGAGGGCGGGAAGCGGGACTTCAGGGTCTACGCCGATCCCGCGGGGCACCCGTTCTGCCTCATCCGGACCTGA